GCGTTGGGTCGATATGATAACCCTGCCGATTCGGATCTGTTTGGTATGACTGTGCTTGCCATTAAAATGAGCGCCCAGGTAAATGGAGTTAGTAAGCTGCACACGGATGTTTCCAGGAAAATATGGCGGCAGTTATGGAAGAACCTTCCTGAAGAAGAAATCCCAATCCAACCCTTGACCAATGGTATCCATGTCCCTTCCTGGATATCCCCTGAAATTGCCGATCTTTATGACCGTTATCTCAGTCCTCGTTGGATCGAAGATCCTGACAATGAAAAAGTGTGGGAAGGTGTTGATAGAATCCCCGATGCCGAACTATGGCAGACCCACGAGAGGAATCGAGAGCGTCTGGTGTCATTTACCCGGGCACGTTTACGTCAGCATTTAAAGCAAAGAGGCGCGCCTTTTTCTGAGATTAAAGATGTGAGCGATATGCTGGATCCGGAAGCGCTTACTATTGGTTTTGCCCGAAGATTTGCTACCTATAAACGCGGCAATTTGATTTTTCATGATCCCGACAGGCTTGCCAAAATTTTAAATGATCCGGAATGTCCGGTCCAGATCATCATAGCAGGAAAGGCGCATCCCCAGGATGAACCCGGTAAAGAGCTGATTAAAAATATTGTCGATTTTAGCAAAGACCCCAAGTTTAAGAACCACCTTGTCTTTATCGAAAATTACGATATACACATTGCCAGGCATTTGGTGCAAGGGGCCGATGTTTGGCTCAATACTCCGCGGCGGCCTTTGGAAGCCTGTGGCACCAGTGGTATGAAGGCTGCGGCGAATGGGGCGTTGAACATGAGCATTTTGGATGGCTGGTGGTGTGAAGCCTTCAACGGAGAAAATGGCTGGGCAATTGGCCGCGGTGACGAGTTGCAGGATACCACTTTGCAAGACAACCTGGAAGCCCAGGCTATTTATGAGCTTTTAGAAAATGAGATTGTTCCTCTGTTTTACCAGCGTTCCCGGGCGGGATTGCCAAGAATTTGGGTAAACAGAATGCGCAGCAGTATACGAACCATCTGCCCGGTTTTTAATACCCATCGAATGCTGGAAGAATATATGGTAAATTTTTATGTGAAGGCTGCCGGTGTTTGGCGTCGATTAAGTGAAGACAATTTTAAAGGCGCGAAAGAATTAGCCGGTTGGAGAAATAAGGTTACTTCCAATTGGAATAAGGTTAAAGTTGTAGCAGTCGATTTTAAAAATCACCAAGATGTGCCGGTGGGTTCAAATATTCCCGTTCATGTTAAACTCTTTTTAGATGGATTAGACCCCGAAGATGTAACTGTGGAATTGTATTATGGCAAGTTAACCGCAAACGATGAACTCATTGCGGCAAAATCGGTGGCGATGCATCTCAGCGGCAAGGATAGCGGCGAAGCATTGCAATTTTCCGGTGATATTCGATGTGAATTTACCGGCAAAGCCGGATTTCAAATTCGAGTGCTGCCCAAACATGATCTCCAACTCAATCCATACTATACCGGCAAAATGATTGTGGATTAGTTTGTTTTGACAGGATTAACTGGGTTCGATTAGTAATATCTTTTGATTATTTCAGTCTTGAATTAGACTATCCTGTATATTTATCACTATAGATTATAACCTATAGTAAATAAACAACTTATATTATTATAAAAGGGGTTAAAGCAATGTATTGGTAACGTTTTTGCTTGATTTTTATGATTTTATAATATTATACTTACAACAAAATACCTGTTTATAAACAAGGTGGTTTATTTATTTAGCCGTTCTATATATTGGTGAAAACCAGGTGAATGTAGATGTCTCAGGGGACACGGTCAAGCCTTGAGCACCCTTTCTGAATAGCCATTTGAGAGACTTTGTTATAATATAATTCAAAACTTTGTGTCTTTCTTGAAGGAAATCAACCAAAATATCTGTATAGTCTTGGTCAATTTTCTCTAGCAGGATATTCTCGGGTCTCTTGAACTCTTGGTATAGATCTTCAATTGCCAATTTAAACTTCGGATCTCTATTATCAAAAGCCCAAAAAATAATAAATCGCCCGAAGTTCAATTCGCTAAGCATATCACACGATTTTGTGATAGAGTTATCTAAATAATCAAATAACCAGTTTTCATTGTCGACTTGCCCCTCCATTACATGTTTACGCAATTTGTCTCTAAGGGCATACAGTCGGTATCTATATCGTTTGATCGAAGTATCGAGACTAAATTTTTTTAATTCATATAAGAGATACAGACAAATGACGAAAAATAAAAATGCTACAAACATCATCTCAGACTCCTTTCTTTTTTGAGCCAGGTTGACTATGTTGTAAGTCCTTTCCAATAACTTTTTGTTCGTGGGCAGTTTTCCACCCAGACAATCTTTCGACCTCTTTTTCACATCCGTTAACAGCTCTTCATACTTTTTTTTATAGATATTTTTTTGTGCGAAGAGCACAACTGAAAAGAAAATAAGCATAAGAATTAACGGGTAAATTTGGTCAATGTTTTCCCCCAAAAAGAGCATACGGAAAAAACTTTGCTTATCTTCCGTGGCTCCGAAAGTATAAAATCCAAATAATAAGATCAATAAAAAACTCATAGATGGGCCAATTTTTTCAACAAGCCCTAGGAAAGTTTTGGAAAACATTTCAAAGGTTAAATAAAGGAGAAACCCATGAAACCTTTTAACAAGAATGGCGGACCGATTTTCGCAGAAGTTTCAGCAGGGCAAGCGCAGACAGGATCTTATGATCTCAAACTGTGGGAAGCTGATAAAAATGTGATCGTAAAGCGTTGGGAAGGCGATTTCTTAAACCCGGATGATGACAAATACAAACTCCCGGGAACCAACGAAGAAAACAACAAGCGACGGGTCCAGGCAGTTGTAGTGATTGCCCTTTTGGCTCCGATCGATCGCTATAGCGCCACATTGACCATCACACAAGATGGTAATGAACTAGACAAAGTTACGATTGCCAACCAAACAAATGACCCCAGTGTCATTTTGAATTTATACACTACTCTAGAGCAAGCCTGAGGAGATGTAATTATGAAATCTTTTAGTAAAATCTTATTATTTGTTCTGTTATTTGGGGTAAATGCAATGGACGCTTTTTGCCAATTGCCATCCGGCATAACCTTTAGCGATTTAACCGTGCCTCCCGTACTTGCCAATTCATTTCGGCTCGATTTCGCTGTTCCTGCAGCGCCAGCTTTCCAGCTTCTGGGCTCGGAACCAAGCACTATATTAAGGCCTTCTTCAGTCAAAGAGTTTGGCGCCAGTTTTTCAAGCTTTATCAATTCAAGCCAAAAGATTAGTATCCCAGGGGCTTTTGCGATTGAGTTTTCTCCGGGGTTGCTCATCGGGGGCAATGAGTTAACACTTCAAGGATATTTGAATAAACCCTGGTTATACAGGTTGCGGCTTTCTGCCGGGACAAAACGACTTGAAGGAGAAACAAACCCGACTCAAATAGCGTTTGGATTCCGGACCAGTTTTATCGATAAATCAGATCTTCGTGGGGACAAAGAACTGCTGGAGGATATAACGAAAATAACTAAAGAAATGCTCAAGAAAATCTCGGATGATGTGCCTCCGCCACCTCCAGGAGTAAGCGGAGCTGAAGTAGTACAACCAAGTTCCATACAGCAGACTTTAATTGACTCTTTGAATACGGTGCTTAAAAACAGGATAGATCTTGCTAAAGCTAATATTGATAATATTTGGAATAAAGATGCCCTTGATCTTGCTGGCGCTCTGCTCTTTAGCGCTCAAGATTCATTGGGTAAGAACTTACGAGCAGTTAAATTCACTGGCTGGTTTACTTATGCGAAAGGAATTAGTTCGTGGGGTCAGTGGCTTCTAGGCTTTAAGGCCGGCACAGCACGAGATAGTGTAGGAACGCCATCGGATAGCCTGGGGAACAACTTTCATTTTTCGGGTAGCGCATCAACGCGTTTATATATAGGAAGTAATTCCTATAAAATGTTTGTGGAAGCACAATACTCAAAACAAAATCAAATGGAATTGCTTCTACTTAATGGCGGAGGAGAAGTTAGATTTCGAAATGGAATGTGGTTCTCATTTGGCGGTGGCGTCGAACGCAATTTTGATCTAAAAGAATGGAACATAGTTAGTAAGCTCACGCTCAATTTAGGGCTTCCCTTCCTGTAAAAATAAAGAATATTTAAGTCAAAAACATAGATAATTTCAGATATGACCGAGTTTTAACACTTATGTGTTCTATGAAGGGTTGTTATTCAAAGGAAATTGGGAGTTAAATGATTTTGGGTTACAATAAATAAATTTGACTTACTAAGGTCGTTTAACTTTTTTTTAAATAAATCTTGTTTCTCTAGACTAATTTGGCTATTTTTCTTTAAAATTCAGCCACTGATTAGGACAAACCAGGGAATTGAATAAATAACTTAACATAGCAAATGAAATGCATTAATTGCAAAACTGATATATCAAAAAGTCAGGAACGGTCTTGTCCCACATGTGGGCAAGATATCGGATACCCTCACATTAGAGAAGTAAACCAGGAGGAGGAAGTCGAAGCTCTCGAGTTGAGATATCAGCAAGCCAAATCCACTGCTGAGGTAAATAATACAACCCAAGCGCTTAAAAGTTTTGAAGATTTTGTTAAGAATGCTTGCGCAACCATTAATGTTGATATAGATTTCTTGTACAATTTTGTTACGAATGACAAAGTTCTTTATTCAACATATGGTTTACAGGTAAAAGGACAGGTGCGTAAACCA
Above is a window of candidate division KSB1 bacterium DNA encoding:
- the glgP gene encoding alpha-glucan family phosphorylase, with translation MTPIRSFNIVPSLPENLKPLKELAYNVWFSWHPEVADLFRRLDIKLWEETYRNPVLFLGKINQERLNEAVRDEGFMTQFMQVYRDYQRYIKDESLFDYELDRPIDFTIAYFSAEYGLTDSLPIYSGGLGMLSGDHLKSASDLNFPLVAVGLLYQNGYFNQQLNLDGWQGELYKENDFLNLPIVQLKDKNGHPVKISVPMKGHDVKIHIWKIQVGRISLYMLDTNLRENRAEDRKITSHLYGGDREMRLRQEIVLGIGGVRALHKLGYSPAVYHMNEGHSAFACLERIRILMNEKKLSFDEAFETVYASNVFTTHTPVPAGNDAFEPKLMETYFSEYAKELKLTIKQLLALGRYDNPADSDLFGMTVLAIKMSAQVNGVSKLHTDVSRKIWRQLWKNLPEEEIPIQPLTNGIHVPSWISPEIADLYDRYLSPRWIEDPDNEKVWEGVDRIPDAELWQTHERNRERLVSFTRARLRQHLKQRGAPFSEIKDVSDMLDPEALTIGFARRFATYKRGNLIFHDPDRLAKILNDPECPVQIIIAGKAHPQDEPGKELIKNIVDFSKDPKFKNHLVFIENYDIHIARHLVQGADVWLNTPRRPLEACGTSGMKAAANGALNMSILDGWWCEAFNGENGWAIGRGDELQDTTLQDNLEAQAIYELLENEIVPLFYQRSRAGLPRIWVNRMRSSIRTICPVFNTHRMLEEYMVNFYVKAAGVWRRLSEDNFKGAKELAGWRNKVTSNWNKVKVVAVDFKNHQDVPVGSNIPVHVKLFLDGLDPEDVTVELYYGKLTANDELIAAKSVAMHLSGKDSGEALQFSGDIRCEFTGKAGFQIRVLPKHDLQLNPYYTGKMIVD